The following coding sequences lie in one Chelonoidis abingdonii isolate Lonesome George chromosome 6, CheloAbing_2.0, whole genome shotgun sequence genomic window:
- the HSPB3 gene encoding heat shock protein beta-3: MEGVVTRHWVETPVRYQEQFAVQDLEACKLDHSLYALPGPSNAEVRSRNATKSTATAERDSTEEGKPSFQVLLDVVQFRPEDIIIQTFEGWLLIKAQHGPRMDEHGFISRSFVRQYKLPNGVKKKDLSALFCHDGILVVEMKSSERMD; the protein is encoded by the coding sequence ATGGAAGGAGTAGTTACAAGACACTGGGTGGAAACTCCTGTACGTTATCAGGAGCAGTTTGCTGTCCAAGATCTGGAAGCGTGCAAGTTGGATCACTCTTTATATGCTTTGCCAGGTCCATCCAATGCTGAGGTGAGAAGCCGAAATGCAACAAAAAGTACAGCTACAGCAGAGAGGGACAGCACTGAGGAAGGCAAACCCAGCTTTCAGGTCTTACTGGATGTTGTGCAGTTCCGTCCTGAAGATATCATCATTCAGACTTTCGAAGGCTGGCTCCTGATCAAAGCTCAGCATGGACCTAGGATGGACGAACATGGTTTCATATCCAGAAGCTTTGTTAGACAATACAAATTACCTAATGGAGTCAAGAAAAAAGATTTATCTGCTCTCTTCTGCCATGATGGCATTTTGGTTGTTGAAATGAAGAGCTCAGAGAGAATGGACTAA